From Gossypium raimondii isolate GPD5lz chromosome 11, ASM2569854v1, whole genome shotgun sequence:
AAGTTACTAGAAGAAGAGGACCTAGCTCGAGCAcctctacggcctctaccaCGACCTCTTGTACCCCGTCCGCGAGTACTTTTTGTGCTCATTGTCTATTCGCGTTAATCTTTGTTTAtagttttatgcatcagtttagAGTTCCAGTATTTATGaacagatattttatgaaaacagTATCAAAAGTGTAACGTTTGTTTTCGTACAACGCAGTGTCTATCGATTTTACTATAGTATCAGTATACACTAACTTGAGTGTTTTCAGTACAGTCTATCTAAAGTAATCTCGGTTCGTACTATCAATAGTAGTTTCAGTATCAAATtagtttcaatttaaaacatataaaagccTTAGAGAACTTACAAGGTCGGCGCCGGAGACTCGGTATACCACACATTCAATAGAAatgtttcaaatcattcaaaaataaGTGCTttaaaaaccaagttttaaaacccaaatctacagccgagttttgcaacctaGCTCTGAttccactaaatgtaacacctcaaactcgGCCTGGATGTTATGGCTGAatttggcgatgtcacatgaaaGTGCGTTTGAAAATCATAtcattactaaaattatttttcgttTAGAACTTATCATTATCTTTCATTAATTCTCGAATCGTGATTTATTTCTAAAACGCTATACTTTTCGaaagctttttttaaaaataatttgtgcgtacgtggtattttgataaaacattcatctcttttgaaaacccgagttttacctacttctagcagatataaacagaaaataatataaaatccaaattttaggtaaaagtCCAGAGAGgcattattacaaaaaaaataccccaaaataaaacttaaaatcataaataagtaTCGAATAGCAAAAAGGAGTCGTGTGGCCACTgctgagtcctccgtcgcaccAATCCGTCTAtgtctagggattacctgtaaaGATTAAACAGAATGGGTGAGCTTAcgtaaacttagtgtgtaatcttcatgcaaacaaacaaacaataacaGATAATCTCAGTTTGGGCCTAaacccttttcagtatcagtatcaaTAAGCATTAGGGCATTATTCCATCAGAGTACAGTAATAGTGACAGTTATGCAGttataaaatcctacccaactaGCCTCTACACTTCATCTTTGtctaaccctacactccatgtagggatataatcaactcacccatccctacactctaaaTAGTACTGAATActgcactagacagtagttgcaCCTGTACTGCTAGTGAGTTAGGCTAGAAGCCTTTCAGTACATTTCCTCCAGCCAATATCAGTCcacaacccaatgcaatgcatcatacaGACATGTGATGATATTATGTATAAACAGTACTgtgtatataacatgctcaacatatagatatacatatcTATCTCATATAGGCATGTAACagttttttaatcattttagtcaATTGGGGGTCAAGGTAAACTTACCGGCCCttcagtaggttcacagtcaaCTTGAaggacccgtgcaaccttagtagtcaaacagtgaaaatgggcctacgaCCCATATTTAatgcccaagtgggcccacacgggccaAAATGGTATTGGTCGTGTGGGTCTCAAGGCCTGGCTCAATATTCCTACGCGCCCGTGTTGTTCATCCGTGTGTGGCCCACGCGATCGTATTGCCTACACGGCCCAATTCAGCCCAGCCCATGAATCACACATGGCCAGCCTCGACAATCACACGCTCATGTTCGACCACATGGCCTACCACACGAGCGTGCGCGTCGGTAATCACATTATTCGGTATTTTAccgatttctatttttaaagttgtgtttacacacctgatacGATTTAACTGCTAACTCCACCACGAGTACTCCAAAACCTTCGAACAATCACAAGAATTCCACATGCCCAGAACGTCGATGGACGATCAAAAACCCTTTGATTAGTTCCGATAATACACGAATGAAATAGGAGGGACGTTACTACAGAGTTGGTATTCAATATAGAAGCAGAAAGAAGACGTGaggcaaaacaaaaaaaaatcgacTAAGAATGGAGTAGGAAGAGATAGATTTCAGCATAATAAGGGGAGGGAAAATGAATGGAAAGTCAGCAGCAACAGAGGAGAAATggtaaaacaaaaagaaaagatgaaaaaaactATGCCAAATGATCGAAATTGGGAGAATGAGAGGTGAGAGCCGAAATTATCATTCCGCTAAATCCGGATAACTCCACAATCTCATATTCTCCTCCTAAAGTCACTCCTACACTCCAATCCCATATTTTCCTCTGAAAATCACTCCAACACTCCCCCACCATGCCACTACTGTTTAGAAACCCAGTCAAAACAACCTCTTGCCAGAACAAAGAGCAAAAATTATCCCCTTTACCCATGCAGGGACTCGAACTCCAAACCTCTTGCAACATTAGCATtccacttaaccactagaccagcccattctgacatatttcaccaatatttatttataagcctactggtTAGAGATAGagatttattcaattaaaataaaaattttgcccaagctaaggcttgaacttgggacctcccaaacactcccagaacacataactactaaagctgacagatatttgtatcacaatcatacaaaaataaatatataagagatttttagggtgttacataaacgAGACAATAAAATTgtcatatttattattgaagattatatgtataattatagAGTTGCGGTATAATTTATATTTGCTTAgctaatttaacaaaaatcggTTAGATGATATGGACAGGATGAGTATCGAGTATTAAGATTGCGAGTCCATTTTCCAAGGTACTGTCCAAACGAACGGATTATGTTGTACTTGGAAGCCATCAGGATTTGGATCAGTTGCATTGATTTGAATGTTCGACTTGAGGGCAAACTTAATATCTACCTTGGTTGAGCGGTGGCGCCTGGAAACCCACAATTTTCATCTGTCATGTGGGAAGTGCACCATTACACTGGAAAATGTCTCAATGCAACTTGCACTCTCAGCTAATGGTGACGTGGTCACAGATCCAAGCAAAGTGGTCAAACCGTCAAACCTATGCTACCAGTTGCTTGGATGCTCCCCTAGTGATGGGAAAGTCAGATTCACTAGTTTGAAATTTTCCTAGttgaatgaaaatttcaagCACTTATCTAGCAGTGCCACTGAGGAGCTGACGTGCATTGCTCGAGTGTCTATATTGCAACTGATAGGTGATTACTTATCTTGgacacaaataataataaggttCACATTATGTACTTGCCTCTATTGGCTAATTTGTACTAGACTCGTTCTTACAGTTGGAGCTCAGCAGTATTGGGGATGTTGTATCGAGAGCTTTGTCAGGCAACAAGGCACGAAACACAATATATATTCAGTTTTTTATATTACTGCAGCATTGGGTTCTATACAATATGTCATTTCTAGCATCAATGAGTCACCAACCACATATGTAACCACCTGTAAATAGGTAGATTTTTTTGTAAACTTGAACCacaaatattgttttttttttaatatgtgcTAACAAGTTTGTTTCGTTTTCAAATGGGTAACATCTCCAGGTATTGGGCAGTTGTTGTCTATTGTCAGCTGATAGAGGCGTACGACGGCGATAATGTAATATAAATTCTTcattaagttatatttattttatttaattaatttgatcatgTTATTTAAATCGTGTAACTAACATCATGTTAAATATTGTGCAGTTCATGTGGAAGTTATATTCCACACAATACGTTGTAGTTGTCATTCCACCGTGGGTTCAGAAACATGCAAATGTGTGGTGCATCAAGGCGCTGGTGCTGAACTTCTCAATGGTGGAGTAGTACAATGTCGATCGGGTTCTGTAATAATTTGGGTAAAAACAATATGTTCCGAACTTTCCACATAGATTTGATTATGTCCACGGGATTAATAAGAGGGGAAAAGAAGGAAATAATTGAGTTGTGGAAAATCAACAATATATAGCACTGTGGAACGCCTGGTTCGAGAGGCGGCCTCGGTTACAGTCCTATTTGTTTGAATTCACACCCTGAGTTGAGTACTAACGTTGGTATCTACGTATATTTCTCGTATTACCAGGTTTCATCAACCTGCACAAGCAACTTATAGCAGGGAAAGGCTCGAACGCATGGATCGAATGTCTAAAACATCCAGTGGAAAATTATTCTCCCTGGTTGTAGTTGGTCATCATGCCCATAACACGGTAGTATCTGCAAGTTGATGATAGTACCTGGCACGTACTCCTACATCGTGGATATCCATCTATGAAGTTCGTTGTATGACGCATCACAATTACCGTACAACTACTCCATGCCCATTTGTTTAGCTCACCATGCCTTTTTGTACGACCCCCTATACTGGAATCGAGCTTGCATGTCAACAATCAGGACTGGCACATGAATGGTAGGTATGTCTTTCATTGGCAACATGATGTAGTTGCAGATTGTTTTCGCATCTAGTTTGTAATGGTCTTGCCTTATATGTCCAGAAGTGCATGTATGAGCCCCCCCCAATTTTCAGATTGTCCATTGTTTAGTCCTCTTTAAAAATGCAACCTAAACTTACCAGTTGCACCCTTCGTCAGCCCTCCAACATTCCCCAACATATAATGTCAATGTATACTTTTTAACTCTGTAGTCCACCGATATCTTCATGTTGTACCACTTGACGGCAAATTTGCAATCCAACTTTTTCTCGAACCGTTACCCTATGAACAACTCTTCCAACTCCGAATTCTCCGCCAAACAGTGGGCAAGTATTATATCGACATACTCGAGGAACTCGAGTGCATGCGCTGCAGTTGGATCTATGCTAAACATGTGGGTCTCAGGGTCATGCTCTATAACAACGCCACGATTCGAGTTACCGACCGATGGAGGGTGTGCATCTTCACCCTCATCGCCTTCATCATCGATATCATCGGGACTACATTCATATTGAgggtattatattatttaacatcGTGATAGAATCCCCATCATTATCGAATCCTACCTCACCATCTGTATTAGTGCACATCACCAACCTAAGATAGGTTTGTTATACGAACTGCTACCATATTTTGGATTTTAGATTGTTACGATGTCCCTCCATAGCCTAATTGATTTGTCTATTTGACATTAAGATCAAAGTCAAACTCGCGATGTTGACTTATTGGAGTGACATTTTCAATAGGCTCTACATTAGTAAATTAAGCGAACAACTCAATTGGTTGGGGGTTCTCGTTCCCAGTCAAACACCATATTGCAATCATAGTGCCCAGGTAATCATCATCTATCAGTTCcatctaggggtgagcattcgatcgaatcgaatcaaatcgaataaaaaattttcgagttaattaagttgacaaatcatattttatcatcctaactcgatttgaaattttctcaaatcgagtcaagtgagatggaattcgaatcaaatcgaatatatttgttcgagttaaattaaaaatatatattttaggtcCTTGTAATCACTGTCACccaccgtaatcaaatttgttatcaACTTTCATtccctcataatttatttattaatcttttatatacggATTAACTTTTTGCTCGCTTAGTTACTACAATTATCTTccgattcttgtcactatgtattttgaaattaaaaatatattaaatgtaaaaatgtgatttttaataaaaatatcttaaagataaagtgtgaaattgataccaatataaaattttaacagaatattttatgacatcatcaataatttaattttagcaaaaatttaaaaagactcgatatgataaaacaattcaataatataaatagtacaaaatgtgaaatttaatttaataatataaataatagatataaataaaattattattatttaggtttatgaatttttttgggatgattttaattttttatttgggggTAAAGggtgaaaagtaaaagtttagggggaaaataaaaagttttggaggttgataaagtaaaatttggAGGGGATAAATGGGAgggaaatattcaaaaaaaaaaaaaaggagaggggAATGAGCTTGGGGTAGAAGGCAGTGGGATGGGAGGAAGCAAAAGTTATGGGAGAAAAGTGGtagggagtaaaagttttgggaggAAAGTGAAGAGATTTAGGAGTTTGGGGtaataatgtaaatttttatagtttgatattcggtttattcgagttatttgaattcaaaaaccaaactcgattcgaactcgaaatttgaaattcggaaaaaaaattcaagttgactTGAAAAACTCGATTCATTTAACgcgaaatttaaaatttttttcgatttttttgattcgaatcgagttttgctgaCTCCAAGTTCCATCTCCGTACATTTCCATGGATCtgagaaaattgaaaacttgtaGAGTATTTTGACATTGCCCTCCCACAATGGAGAGCTATTTTTGCTTTTAtctttcttctcattttttccAGCTTCAGTCTTATTGAATCTCATCTCTACTCTCTTCCGACCTTGAAACACACAAACAATGTCACCATCCATAATTGCTTAATTGAAAAGAACGTACATTAAAAACATTAGGTTATTCatctttaaaacaatttatGTTCTCTTCtactaaaccaaaattttctctttctctttttttcttttacgatTGAACAATTACAACTATGTTCAACAAAAACCAATATATGTAGGGGCTGGTGCCACCAAAAAGCCTGGTGGcacacaaaaaattcaaaatttttttttgaaaaaacaaggcaagaaccaaaaaaaaatctagaaaatgcCCTATGCTACCGATAAGAATGACGACACCaaaaattttttgataaaaaatgaaaaaaattcaatttcctGACAAAAAGGCACCGGTGCCTCCTTGTCAAGGCCggcaacaaaaaataaaaatcaaatttctaaCCTATTAACACTAGTGCTGCCAATGGCAACAATagcaccaaaaaaatatttgacttatttttttttaataaaaacattgatGCCGCTGATGGCAATGGCAGCacctattaaattttttttctttttttccccttagAATACATGTATTCTAGCATGACATGTATGCGTATTTttattggtgccgccaatggcaaTAACAACACCCaaggaaattattattattttaaactggCCAATGATTGGGTACGTATTAGGGGTGGTGCCCCTAATGGCAACGGCGGCACTGAGGTTTACGGTAGCAAACAAGTTATTTTCGTACATGATTTTGCAAGTGGgttattttcgtaattaataaaaaattttgtcaaTTTCAAAAAAGGCCTCAATGTATACTATTGTAAATTAGGAATATGGATAAAAATTGTCATTCATAATTTTTTGGAACTCAGATAGagcatttttttaattcaaaggGATTTACGTTGCATTCGTATTGCCCAAATTGTACAGTAAATGtcgttttatatatttcttcttcttttatttggatttgttAAAATCCTAATTTCATgtcaaaatttaagaaaatattgacATTGTAAAGCTTTTGCAATAAATAACTAATCTTTACGTTCTTCTTCCGAGTTCtgcattttttattacatagaATGAgaagtagacctgtccatgggccgggcggcccggcccggcccgacggcccgcccgaaatatgggagggtttgggtaaaaatataggcccgaaatatgggcttgggcaaaaaacgagtcccgtttagaaaatgggcagACCTCGGGCAAGATTTTTTGGCCGGGCCCgccaattcaaaaatatattaaatatatatttttatttttaaaatatactagttttagttttattttaagttacaaaattttagattttgttacaacaattaatacaattaacaattaataatttgatgtaatttgataattttactaataattaatacaattaacaattaataattttactaacaaaatgttagtaacaattaataattaataatttgatataatttgataattttagtaacaattaatacaattaataattttactaacaaaatgttagattttacaaaatgttgattggtacaaaaaatatataatttgatacaattttaataataattaattttgataacaattaattttaataacaattagttttaattttaataaaaatataattttaattttaattaaaaaacgggccgggccgggctcaggttccatatttttttcccgggccgggcctgggcaaaatctcaggcccatatttcgggccgggccgggcccgggcctaggaagCGGGCTGAAAGTTTTTgttgggcccggcccgaatccggcccggcccggcccatggacacctctaatGAGAAGCAACTCCAAGTAGAGTTGCTTTTTTCTGATTAGTTTTTTATTGAGAAGATCTTGTATTTCTTTTCTAcaaaattcttccatttctttgttcATCTGTATTGGCCCCACTTTTGTTGAAACTTTTCTTTtgtcaaaatcattttcataggGTAATGTTACTTCATGTTTTTTTCTATTCCAAAAGGCATTAGCAATCAGAGGCAGATATATGGGAGCTGGCAGAGGCCCTAGCTccccctaaaatagaaattttttaagcccttgaatttttttaaaaattttaaattagtaaaggtaaaattgtactttagctccccctaaaattataaaaatttaatttaatcctttaaaaattataaagatatagactataaaaaattaaaatttcattcgccCCCCAAAATTTATTCTGGCTTCGCCCCTGTTAGCAATGTCAGAACATATTATTGAttctttaatttggtttatttatttttggcctTCTTTTTTTGCTAattgttcaattaattttttaaaatacatttattcttttaaaaagaaatttgcttctatttattactaataaaattgTTGATTTGCCCAATATGGATGGACAAAGATTTTAACAtgttgagattttttattttgagattttcCATAAAAGGACATTCTATCttggtatttaaaatattggtgGAGATTGAATGATTTATTACATTATAGGGTTtgagtaaatataaaaatgaggtTCTTAATATGACGTCTTGAGTAATatcttttaccattaaaaacatgtttgatatttgataCCTTTATTATCAATTTCAGCATTAGGAAATTTGTACGtaattttgagggtttttttttatcatttgcaaCTTTAAGAGATTATGATATTTTGTCATAGTATTTTTGGAATTCTCTAATACAAATTTGATTTCCTCTGTATCAAAAGGGTTATCGTTTTCAATTGAGATCCGTTGTTTATAATAAGatttattttcatcaaatatcCTTGGATGGATACTTTAGTAAAAACCATCATGTATTATTGTGTATTATTTTTTGGCTCGGGTTCAATTTCAAATAACTATTTTcgggatttcatgttttaaagtttGCATTTGTTTCTTTGTTACTCATTTTAAGCTggaaatttttaacttaatttatttgaaattgtaattcaaaatttgatttaaataatattatttattcgtcctttaaatttttagtttgaagttaaacattaaaaatataatacaatatttatcttaatattaaaaatacttttaatgtttatcataaaaataaatattatttatcttaacattcataataatttaaaattaaatgtttaaaataaaatctatttttacttaattatgttcaaaattaattaaaatgataaaaacattaaaacaattataGTTATTTAATAAGATAGTTAAACTACAAAATGAGCTTTTTCAtgcaaaataaattacaaacagGGTTAAAAGTATTGTTAcatgatattgaattaaaaatacatgaaaattatgtaaattatataaaaatattgaattataaaatatataaaattataaaatgatttaagtTAAAACATGCAACACTAATTAGTTCTTAAAATTCTACTTTATatctaacattatttttaaaattttattttttggtaagaCATTTATGATGTTGAAATAAAGattattgattatatttttaaaaatacgttattaacattattttcaaaataaatgagttaatatttaatacattaatagtgtactttttttattttataagtaacCTTAAAAATTGATGTGTCTTACTTTTTTATAAGAAACTTGTCAATCCCTAACTTTACTTATGaagtttaaaaactttattaacaatgtattaaatattttccatatataaaaatattttaaaaatttattttatgtcagggtcaattttaattaataaattaatatttaaggcCAACCACAAGAATCACAACACTAGGCAATCCCCGACCGTAAGATCTGAATACATCACGAGGCTCAAAGCCTCCAACTCAACAGAACCTAACCGTCGGATCAAAACCAACTATCCACGTCTCATTAGCCTAAACCAAGACGCCGCGGATTGCCAGCGTGCCACATCCATCTATAAAATCCCGCAATCAACTATCACTTTCGCTTCGcacaattcaaaaaaaaaaaaaaaaccatctcaaccaaaagaaaatagaaagagTTTTCCACACTCCTCTTCGCCGATCAAATAAAAAGTTCATCAGATTTGAATCAATTTTTGTATTCTTTAAAGTAAATTAACGTCTTTTAAGCTGTAATGGAGTCGACGTCAACGACAGCGGGAGGTAGGAGAGGGGGAGATAGGAAAAAAGCGGTTTCTAAGTCGGCAAAGGCAGGACTCCAGTTTCCAGTGGGTCGGATTGCCCGTTACCTCAAGAAAGGCCGTTATGCACAGCGTTATGGCGGCGGTGCTCCCGTCTATCTAGCCGCCGTCCTCGAGTACCTTGCTGCTGAGGTGTCTGATCTCTTTTCTCAACCTTTTATTTCCGTGTCCTCCCGATCTGCTTTCAGCAGTTTGATTTTGGTTAGATAAATGAGAAAATGTCGGAATCAAAGGAAAAATGTAGATAAATTGTGCATTTTGTGCGTATTTTTTTAACGAAATCTCAATTTCCTGttcttggaaaaaaaatgaaaatcaatatTTCAGTGATAGATATTCATGCTTAGATCCTAAAAGTCAGCTTTTGAGATTTTACCATTTCGGTATATTTTTTCGTAATCGGAAATCTGATAGTTTCACATTTTTGAGCAGGTGTTGGAATTGGCGGGGAATGCGGCACGTGATAACAAAAAGAATAGGATCAACCCACGGCACGTGCTGTTAGCCGTGAGAAACGACGAGGAGTTGGGAAAGCTTCTTCAAGGAGTAACCATTGCTAGTGGCGGAGTTCTTCCCAACATTAACGCTGTTTTGTTACCCAAGAAAGCATCCTCTTCATCTGATAAGGACCAGTCTTCTAAGTCTAAATCTTCTAATAAGGTTTAGACATAATAAAgattatgtaaatatatttattcgacagtttttttttttttttaattttcctttcatGTCATTGTAGGATTCAAGGAAATGTTCTTGTTTCCCATCTTTCATGTTCtatttttttgggtaaattacgaaaatagttatttttatttagtttagtttatattttagacatttatatttaaaatattatattttagttatttatgatattttgttataaaattattattctgttattaaattttaaatcaaacattGTGGCTAGATGAGTATGAAAgtttttattgaataatttatctatgaaagctattattagataaatattgaagataatatat
This genomic window contains:
- the LOC105801621 gene encoding probable histone H2A.5, with product MESTSTTAGGRRGGDRKKAVSKSAKAGLQFPVGRIARYLKKGRYAQRYGGGAPVYLAAVLEYLAAEVLELAGNAARDNKKNRINPRHVLLAVRNDEELGKLLQGVTIASGGVLPNINAVLLPKKASSSSDKDQSSKSKSSNKV